Proteins encoded together in one Campylobacter concisus window:
- the cas2 gene encoding CRISPR-associated endonuclease Cas2 has protein sequence MYVILFYDIAGREQKERNNANRIRKAVEKFLPRVQFSVYEGEIRESDFKKLSKTLQKECASELDSIVIYTFNSLKYSERIVIGIDKNSPVFS, from the coding sequence ATGTATGTGATACTTTTTTACGACATCGCAGGACGCGAGCAAAAAGAGCGAAATAACGCAAATCGTATCAGAAAAGCAGTCGAGAAATTTCTGCCTCGCGTGCAGTTTTCAGTCTATGAGGGTGAGATCCGTGAGAGCGACTTTAAAAAGCTAAGCAAGACGCTGCAAAAAGAGTGCGCTAGCGAGCTTGACTCCATCGTCATCTATACATTTAACTCGCTAAAATACTCCGAGCGCATCGTCATTGGCATAGATAAAAATAGCCCGGTATTTAGCTAA